A single genomic interval of Candidatus Zixiibacteriota bacterium harbors:
- a CDS encoding S1C family serine protease, with protein sequence MKFSLNSSYIITAGIILPIFLLSGCSRSSHLERMQSEIYEVMDKVGPSVVSISAVNRTDGSMKIGSGVVLDKDFILTTENLLQNSDELKIKLQDGTIIRDSEIADIYCDFETNVSLIKLKKGNLKPVRLSKKEQIRNGTLGLIIGNTNYSKGLQVALGTVGSSWIGGIDPYDQELLVVSANFCSYQAGTPIFNYQGELLGLAEGKLEGKDNVILVLPASTCEVVGRILKQDGEVKRGWIGIYSNTGCGKLKQNRSEGEGVKVSEVYKDGPAFKQGVKVGDLIIGCDGKKIKSEAGFRKIISKAPIGSEIRLLLLRDGQKMEKMVKVETSKSMPVFRRCPNRCI encoded by the coding sequence ATGAAGTTCTCTCTAAATTCTAGTTATATCATAACAGCGGGCATTATCTTACCCATTTTTCTCCTCAGCGGATGCAGCCGGAGTAGCCATCTGGAAAGGATGCAGTCCGAGATCTATGAGGTTATGGATAAAGTTGGCCCTTCGGTGGTCTCGATCTCAGCAGTCAACCGGACTGACGGAAGCATGAAGATCGGCTCCGGGGTGGTACTGGACAAGGATTTTATCCTCACCACTGAAAACCTTCTGCAGAATTCAGATGAGCTCAAAATCAAACTTCAGGATGGAACTATCATAAGGGATTCAGAGATTGCGGACATCTACTGCGATTTTGAAACCAACGTCAGCTTGATTAAACTGAAAAAAGGGAACCTGAAACCAGTGCGCCTTTCCAAAAAGGAACAGATCCGAAACGGCACCCTGGGTCTGATAATAGGAAACACCAATTACTCCAAAGGGCTCCAGGTGGCTTTGGGAACGGTCGGGTCCTCCTGGATCGGGGGGATAGACCCTTATGACCAGGAGCTATTGGTAGTGTCTGCGAATTTTTGCTCCTATCAGGCAGGCACACCGATTTTCAATTATCAGGGTGAGCTTTTAGGTCTGGCAGAGGGGAAACTGGAAGGTAAGGATAATGTAATCTTAGTCTTACCTGCATCCACCTGCGAGGTGGTAGGAAGAATCCTTAAGCAGGATGGAGAGGTCAAAAGAGGCTGGATAGGGATCTACTCTAACACAGGCTGCGGCAAGCTTAAACAGAATCGCTCAGAGGGAGAAGGGGTGAAGGTGTCAGAGGTATATAAAGATGGTCCTGCTTTCAAACAGGGGGTCAAGGTGGGAGATCTGATTATAGGCTGTGATGGGAAAAAGATAAAAAGTGAAGCGGGGTTCAGAAAGATTATCTCCAAAGCCCCCATAGGTTCAGAGATCAGACTTCTCCTGTTACGGGACGGGCAGAAGATGGAGAAAATGGTTAAAGTAGAAACCTCCAAGAGTATGCCTGTTTTCAGAAGATGCCCCAACCGTTGTATCTAG
- a CDS encoding PLP-dependent aspartate aminotransferase family protein — protein MKFETKAIHIGQEPDKATGAIIVPIYQTSTYVQESPGKHKGYEYSRTANPTRLALEKCLASLEEARFGLAFSSGMAAISVVLNLLKAGDHVISCDDLYGGTYRIFEKVYKDYGLEFSYVDLTFPENLSRALRKNTKMVWVETPTNPLLKIIDLKKVSEFAKKHNLISAVDNTFATPYFQKPLNLGIDIVVHSSTKYLGGHSDLVGGSILTSNQAYYDRMKFCQNAVGGVPGPFDCFLVLRGLKTLSLRMREHEANAIQVANFLSAHKKVKRVIFPGLKSHPDYKLVQKQMSGFGGIVSFELKSNLAGAKRFLKKLKLFSLAESLGGVESLADHPGIMTHSSIPPALRRKLGISDTLIRLSVGIENKEDLIQDLRRALSFV, from the coding sequence ATGAAATTTGAGACCAAAGCTATCCATATCGGACAGGAGCCGGATAAAGCCACAGGCGCTATCATAGTTCCGATTTACCAGACCTCGACCTATGTGCAGGAGTCTCCTGGAAAACATAAAGGTTACGAATATTCCCGCACTGCTAATCCGACCAGACTTGCTTTAGAGAAATGCCTGGCATCTTTAGAGGAGGCAAGATTCGGTTTAGCTTTCTCTTCTGGAATGGCAGCCATCTCGGTAGTCTTAAACCTTTTAAAGGCCGGAGATCATGTGATTTCCTGCGACGATCTGTACGGTGGCACCTACAGGATATTTGAAAAGGTCTACAAAGACTACGGGCTTGAATTTTCCTACGTTGATTTGACCTTTCCGGAAAACCTCTCCAGAGCCTTAAGAAAAAACACTAAAATGGTCTGGGTCGAGACTCCGACTAATCCGCTTTTGAAGATCATAGATTTGAAAAAAGTTTCAGAGTTTGCCAAGAAACATAATCTTATCTCAGCAGTTGATAATACTTTTGCTACTCCTTACTTTCAGAAACCTCTCAACCTGGGCATAGACATAGTAGTGCACAGCAGTACCAAATATTTAGGAGGGCACAGCGACTTGGTCGGCGGCTCGATTTTAACTTCGAACCAGGCATATTATGACAGGATGAAATTCTGCCAGAATGCAGTGGGTGGTGTTCCGGGACCGTTTGACTGTTTCCTGGTTTTAAGAGGTCTTAAGACTTTATCCTTGAGAATGAGGGAGCACGAGGCTAATGCCATCCAGGTTGCGAATTTTTTGTCAGCCCACAAGAAAGTAAAGAGGGTTATCTTTCCCGGACTAAAATCTCATCCCGATTATAAATTAGTCCAAAAGCAGATGAGCGGTTTTGGCGGGATAGTTTCTTTTGAGCTGAAAAGCAATTTAGCCGGGGCTAAAAGGTTCTTGAAAAAGTTAAAATTGTTCTCCTTAGCTGAAAGCCTGGGTGGGGTGGAATCTTTAGCTGACCATCCGGGAATAATGACCCATTCCTCTATTCCTCCAGCCCTGAGGAGGAAATTAGGGATCAGCGATACTTTGATTCGCTTGAGCGTGGGAATTGAGAATAAAGAAGATTTGATCCAGGATTTGAGAAGAGCTTTGAGTTTTGTATAG
- a CDS encoding YHS domain-containing protein, with the protein MAIDPVCGMKVDEKKTLHKSQYKGVTYYFCSNTCKINFEKEPEKYLKQKK; encoded by the coding sequence ATGGCAATAGATCCGGTCTGCGGAATGAAGGTTGATGAGAAAAAGACCTTGCACAAAAGCCAATATAAAGGGGTTACCTATTATTTTTGCTCAAACACTTGTAAGATCAACTTCGAAAAAGAGCCTGAGAAGTATCTAAAACAAAAAAAGTAA
- a CDS encoding Do family serine endopeptidase, which produces MSETKLNKGLYVVVFLLALMGALIGTALGLFWTRGAKPVSVLPQTEKANGQLSVASGQQLVTDHSPLSTSVTDDITETRRNAIVRAAEKIGPAVVSISVVQVRTVRESPFGSPFGDQFFDEFWGRYFQPREYKQKVYSLGSGVIISEDGYILTNEHVVRGADELKVTLTDGKEYKGKIAGQDHTSDLAVVKIEGRRFPYAPLGDSDSLIIGEWAIALGNPFGYLLDDPHPTVTVGVISALKRDIKMDPQEGRSYRKMIQTDAAINPGNSGGPLVSANGQVIGINTFIFSTSRGSEGIGFAIPIDRAKGIISDLISKGKVIKGYVGVKVQDLTQLLATSLNIDEKEGVVVTDVDKGSPAEKAQVKRGDLITEINGEKVRNKADFQGITSYLKPQDKLEISLVRDKKVIHTELSAQKEPTVKIAEDKEDFLGITVSEITASMAEELNLTSNAGVVITAVDEGGKGEGLGLREGDVIREINNQKVKNMDDYKKLIANVRNQRRLVMVIEREGGMYVVSVTL; this is translated from the coding sequence ATGTCTGAAACGAAGCTCAACAAAGGTCTTTACGTAGTTGTTTTTCTCTTAGCCCTGATGGGTGCCCTTATCGGCACGGCTCTGGGCTTATTCTGGACAAGAGGAGCAAAGCCAGTATCGGTTCTTCCTCAAACAGAAAAAGCGAATGGCCAGTTGTCAGTGGCCAGTGGTCAGCAACTGGTAACTGACCACTCACCACTGTCCACTTCTGTCACAGATGATATAACTGAGACCAGAAGAAATGCCATTGTACGGGCAGCGGAGAAGATCGGTCCGGCAGTGGTATCCATCAGCGTGGTTCAGGTTAGAACGGTTCGCGAGTCCCCATTTGGCTCTCCGTTTGGAGATCAGTTCTTCGATGAGTTCTGGGGAAGGTACTTCCAACCACGAGAATACAAGCAAAAGGTATATTCTTTAGGCTCAGGCGTAATAATCAGCGAAGATGGGTATATCCTGACCAATGAACATGTGGTCAGGGGTGCAGATGAGCTTAAAGTCACCCTGACTGACGGGAAAGAGTATAAAGGAAAAATAGCGGGGCAGGACCATACCTCAGACCTGGCCGTGGTTAAAATAGAAGGACGCAGGTTTCCTTATGCTCCTTTAGGTGATTCGGACAGTCTGATAATAGGTGAGTGGGCAATAGCCTTAGGAAATCCCTTTGGATACCTTTTAGATGACCCGCATCCAACAGTTACCGTAGGCGTGATCTCCGCACTGAAGCGGGACATAAAAATGGATCCGCAAGAGGGCAGGTCCTATAGAAAAATGATCCAGACCGATGCGGCTATAAATCCGGGGAACAGCGGAGGACCCTTAGTAAGTGCGAATGGCCAGGTCATCGGGATCAACACCTTTATCTTTTCCACCAGCAGAGGCTCAGAGGGGATAGGTTTTGCCATACCCATAGACCGGGCAAAGGGGATTATCTCTGATCTGATCAGCAAAGGTAAAGTGATCAAGGGGTATGTTGGCGTAAAGGTTCAGGATTTGACGCAGCTTTTGGCAACATCTCTCAATATAGATGAAAAGGAAGGGGTTGTGGTCACTGACGTGGATAAGGGAAGTCCGGCAGAAAAAGCCCAGGTTAAAAGGGGCGATCTGATAACTGAAATCAACGGAGAAAAAGTAAGAAACAAGGCTGATTTTCAGGGGATAACCTCCTATTTAAAACCTCAGGATAAGCTTGAAATCTCCCTGGTCCGGGATAAAAAAGTCATTCATACAGAGCTTTCCGCACAGAAAGAACCCACTGTAAAGATTGCAGAAGACAAGGAGGATTTCTTAGGGATCACAGTTTCTGAGATCACCGCCTCCATGGCTGAGGAGCTTAATCTGACCAGCAATGCCGGAGTGGTCATCACCGCAGTGGATGAGGGAGGCAAAGGTGAAGGGTTGGGTCTTAGAGAGGGAGACGTAATCCGGGAGATCAATAATCAGAAAGTAAAAAATATGGACGACTATAAGAAGCTGATCGCTAATGTCAGGAATCAAAGAAGGCTGGTGATGGTGATAGAAAGAGAAGGCGGGATGTACGTGGTCTCGGTGACATTATAA